The DNA region GGTCCAAGCCAGCTATATTGAGAAGTACCATTGTCAGAAATGATTAAATTAAGTTGAGTTTTAATACAAGTCAATGTATCATTCATTCCAGTAAGCAATGGCCTTAAGGTATCAATAGAAATTAAAACATTTGCAGAATCCTGACAGCCATTTTCTGCGATAGCATTTAAAAAATAGTTGCCGGGAACATTCACCCAAACGGTATCTGCTTGTGACTTAAAATTGTTTGGACCGCTCCAGTTTAATAGCAATTTTGAAGTACTTTTTTGTGGAAATAAAGCGAGGGTTGATTTGCTGCAATTTAAAGTGTCTGGGTTTAGCAGAATATCAGGTGTTGCAGTGTCTATGGGTATGTCTAAATTTAAAATTGAAACGCAACCGTTGTCGGATTCCACTTGAAGTGAATGCCGACCGGCAGTTGCGGTCCGAATCGATAACGAATCAAGCCACCTGTAGTTTCCCAAATTTTGCCAGGAGGCTGATTTTACAATTCGATTGCCGGTAACTAAAATATCAATAGAGTCTTTCAAACAACTGAGTGTATCAAAACTGTATTTGAGAATCTGAGCTTGTTTGTCTTTTAAAATTCGTATGGAATCAAATTTAATGCAACCAGATGGAGAAGTTACTTTTAAATAATACCAACCACTATCAACGACATTCCATTGAGATTTTGATGAAGTATCTTTCGATGGACCTAACCATTCAAATAAAGAGCCTGGAACTGTCGAACTTCCAATTAAGTAAGCAGTATCAGTTAAACAATTTATATGATTTGATTGAATTTGAATTTTAGGATTGTCGCTTCGCTCGAAAATAGTAACGGAGTCAATTGTTTTGCAATTATAATCATCCGTAATTGTTATGGTATATTTCCCAGCTTCTGTCACCACAATAAATGGGTCTAATGAATTAAATCCATTGGGACCACCCCATTTATAATCTAATGGAAAGACAGTACTTCTAGTATTTACAGTTACACTCAGTCGATTACATCCCAAGGTATCTTTCGTTATAATTTGAAGATCTGGAGGAGTTATATTTCCACTTACAAGGATAGATTCTGTTTTACAACAATTTGGAATTGGAGAGCATACGGTTAGAAAATAAGTTCCGGGACCTTTAATTACAGGTTCAAGTGTATTTCCACCTGAAATAATTTTTCCATCTGCAGTGGTCCATTGATAGGTCCAACCAGTTCCGGTAGAGGAGGCTTTTGCATTTAAACGAATACTGGGTTTATCACAGGTAACTATTTCAGGATCTTCAATAGAAATAATAATTTCCTCCACCTCAATTTTCATGGTGTCTTTGACTTCACAAATTTTTCTAAAACCAAGATCATCAATGGCAAAATCATTGCCACCCGTTGCTGTATTTTCATTTAAAATACATATTTCAGCATTGGTATTGGATCCTGAATTCCAGATTACCTCATATTTTTCCCATTGGCAAACCGTTCCACTGGATGAAAAATTTGGACCAATCGGGCTTCCATTTATTGAAAACTGCAATACAGGAGGAGAAGCAGCCACAACCGAAGTGATCCATGCCGTAAAGACATAATCCATATCCGGCATGACAACGATGTCTTCACACCAAACATTTTGAAAAGCGGCGGATCCATTCAATACCATCATCATCCCACTGCCGGAAGTATGGTCCTTGCAAGGTGCAAATCCAGTATGTCCCAATTGTGGGTCATTTATTACGTCGTAGGTCCCTTCACAATCTAAATATCCAAAGCCATAACAGGATGTGGTTCCAACCATATAATCTGTTGTAAAACCAGATCTTCCGGCTTCAAAGTTTCCGTTTATGATCAGATTTTGACTACTCAAGCCCCGTGCTGTTAAAATATACTCTTGTGGACCAGAGACGGTCGCTTTTGTTATTGGAGATTTAGGATTGCTTAGCCCGGACGGCGGTTCCCAAAAAACTTCTTGAATACTTCCGGTTACCTTGCCATTAATCATTACCATGTCGCCAGGCCTACAAACCTTTAAATCAGGTCCGGCATCAACGCTGATGTTACACTGTGCCAATAGCTTGGACCCATATAGCATGGAGAGGAATAACAGGATTGGTAGGAATCTTTTCATATTAAGTTGAACTTCAAATTTAGTACCTTAATTTATCAAATACAAATTGCTTTAGAACCATTTGTTGACAAAGCTTATACATATTAATGTAAAGTAAATACAATTATAAAATACCGTGCTTCCCAGTCAAATATCCCTCACTCAATAAAAATATGACCGATTTGGCGTTACGGTGTTTTTAGCTTTCAAAATTGTATATTAACTTGCATGACTATGCATCGACGATCAGCACTGCAGTGGTTTGGCTCCTTAACAGCCGGAACCCTAATACAACCTTCGGTAACCTTAAAGGCACTGGGTAATTCTTATGATAAGTCCAAATTTCAAATGGAGCAATTGATTAAACCATGTGAAAACGAGGAAGATTTTTGGCATCAGATCCGGCAGGCCTATTCAGTGTCGTCAAATATAATAAATTTAAATAATGGGGGAGTAGCTCCTCAACCCAGGGTCGTGCAGGAAGCCGTTGAATTTTACAACCGATTAAGCAACGAAGCTCCATCTTATTATATGTGGAGAATTTTAGACCAGGGGAGAGAACCCCTCCGTGAGAAAATGGCCAAAATTGCAGGATGCCATGCAGATGAATTGGCTTTCAACCGCAATAGTTCGGAAGCTCTTGAGACTATTATTTTTGGATTGCGATTGAAGGCAGGAGACGAAGTCGTCCTCACAAAACAAGACTACCCTAACATGATCAATGCCTGGAAACAACGAGCGCATCGGGATGGAATTGTTTTAAAGTGGGTTAATTTTAATTTTCCAATTCAGGAGGATGACGAAATTGTAAATGCATTCGCCAGGGAGTTTAATTCAAAGACTAAAATTGTACATATAACCCATATGATAAATTGGAATGGTCAGCTATTGCCTTCCAAAAAGATTGCGGATAAAGCGCATGCAATGGGTATTGAAGTTTTAGTGGATGGAGCTCATAGTTTTGCTCATATTCCTTTTGCAATTCCAGATTTAGGGGCCGATTATTTTGGAGCCTCACTTCATAAATGGTTGAGTGCTCCATTTGGTAGTGGATTACTTTATGTTAATAAGTCAAAAATAGGTCAACTGTATCCTCTTTTTGCAGGAGGTGATCCGGAAAGTGCAGACATCCGTAAGTTTGAAAACCTTGGGACACGGTCATTTGCAATCGAGCAAGCTATTGGAAATGCAATTGATTTTTATGAAATGATTGGAGCTGAACGAAAATTTAACAGGTTGTATGAATTACAACATTATTGGACTGTACGTGTAAAAGATCATCCGAATGTACAGATCAATCATCCGATGGATAAGCATTACAGCGGGGCATTGGGCAATGTTGGCATAAAAAATAAAAAACCCGAGGAATTAGCTTCATTCTTGTTTGAAGCATACAAGATTCATTGTGTTGCTATTAACTGGGAAAATATTCATGGAGTGCGTATTACTCCAAATGTTTATACTACAAAAGCTGAATTGGATAAATTAGTCAAAGGCATTTTGGAATTCGCTGATTCAAAATAGTAAGAACTAAACAAATAACTAATAAGCTACACGTGTTTAAGTAGAAATTTCTTATCTCAAATTTGAAATAGAATTCGTTCGGGTAATGATATTTTCAAATTCGAAATGCTTTTCGAAATTCATGTCAATTAAAATTCGCACTTCAACTTCTTAAGGATTTTTTAGGAGGCGTATTTTTCTTTTTTTTGACTCACAAGCTAATGCTTAAGTAAATGCTGTGCTTATTCTGTTTTTAAATCCTTAAGTAGTATTCCAATTAAATTATTGGATCTGAATCCAGACAAATTGAGATTCTAAAAATTATAGGCAAAAATACTCGGGGAGCTATTGGATAAAAAAGCTTCCTTAATCGGTGAATGAAGGGTGTTTCCAAAAAAATGTGCCGAAAGTGGGACTCGAACCCACACGACTTTTAGGGTCACTGGATTTTGAGTCCAGCGCGTCTACCAGTTCCGCCATTTCGGCATTTAATTGGCCTGCAAAGCTAAAAACGATTTGATTATATCAACAAGTAAATTCAATAAAAAAGAATTTTATTATATTATAATAAAATATAATATGAATATAGGTTTGCGAACCTTTTCGTCTTAGGCGAGTGCTTTGACTGTTTTTTTGCCTTCTGGTTCCTTTTGATTGCTAATCCAGGTACGGCAATTTGGACTTCCGCAAGTGCAAACAAACGCTTCCATCTGGTCATCCAGGAATGATGCGTAATCAAGTGTCAACTCTTCATTTTTTTCAATATCCCTGGAGGCGACTACATTTAGACCAGAATATTGAGTATTTGGGTTACAACTATGATTTTGGGGAGCCCATTCTTCAGGACGGGTATCCCATAAAATATAAACATCTGTACCAACAGGATAGGCGTATTTTCTAAATAATTCCTTTTCAGCTGCATTCCAGTTTTTATCTACAAAGGCTTTGGTCACAATCCGCTGGCTTCGTTCTTCTCCTCTAAATACGACCTCGCCTTTTCTGATTTTTACATTTGCATAAATTCCATAGCCTGAGATGGAATTCTTTTTGAGGTAGAATTTCTTTTGTTTGCGTTTATGACGATTGATGCCTTCACGAATAATATGTTGCAAAAAGCCGGCCTGACCAATCCCATCAAGATTTAAAATATGATCTGCGGAACCTTCAAACCCAATTGGGTAAAATACGGAACAGGTAAAGTTGACTTCTAAAAAATATAACTTACCTTTTGGATTCATACGAAAATCCAATCGGGCATATCCTTTTCCTCCAAATTCACGGAATATTGCAGAAGCAGCTTTTCTAAGTTTGCGCTCAATAGTTTCTTCGCGACAAGCAATATTGCTTTCTGGATGCAATTCAGAAGTTTTTAAAGCATACGTTTTAAATGAAAATCCAGGAGGAAACAGATATTCAACGGGTTTAAAACTGATACATTTTTTATCATCTTTAAGATCTGCTGCTACCAATATGGTGAATTCCCTGCCTTCGATAAACTCTTCCACCATAACCTCACCATACTCTTCTAATAAATCTCTTACTTTAATAAAAAGCGATTTTTCATCCTGAACATAAGAATGATCATCTACTCCCAGACTATCTCCGGCTTTGGATGGTTTTATAAATAACGGAAACTTTAATTGCGTTGTAAGATCATTTAGGTCATCTAAATTTGACACCACCCTAAAATTTGGCACTTCGACTCCGGCAACATGCGCAACATATTTCATCAATTCTTTTGATGGGTCATAAAGTTCTTGTGTTGGTCCTGTATAAGGTAGATTTAATAGATCTAGGGTATAGATTACATCAATTGAAGGTACGTCCCATTCTAAGTATGCCTCACACAGGTTTATAAATATGTCATAATCTTGATTGGCCAGAGCTTTTAATTGCTTATACGTAGTAAGTTTATTAAGGAAAACATGATCTACTTCGTCATTTGGTAATAATGAACTGAGATTTCTTGGTGGATCATATTTTTTATAATCTACATTTGATGGACTGTAATCGGGTTGAAGTACACAAACTTTCATGGATGGATTCTAAAATAAAGCACTAAAATAAGAAGCTTTATTATAATAAACTTGATATATGATACTTTTCTTTAACTTATTTAATTGAGACTTTATATCAAAATTACTCATTGATTCCTATGGATTGATTTTTCAGAATGTCTTAAATAAGCATCAAATAAAACTTCCTTAATCAAAAAGCTGAATTTAGTATTATCAAATCTCAATATTGCACCAATGCTTGTATAATTTTCATCTTCTGATAGACCACATTGAGCGTTTACTTCCAGAACCTGAATTGACCCGGTCACTTTGTTTCTTCTTAAATCTACTCGACCGTATCCGGTTCCATTTAATGCACAATACGCATTCCAACTGATCTCTTTAATTTCAGAAATTAATGAAGGATCCGGCATGTGATAATGCCAAAGCGCTTTTTCATCTTGCAAAGGGGCTTCGTGTTCATATATTTCCCATAAGCGATCAAAGGATAAAAATTTTTCATTAGCAGGTAAACTCGCGTCAAAGAGTCTTTCAACAGGAGTATAGATTTTTGATTCCCCAATGTGTCCTTTGCTCCCAACAATTAAAGTGGTGTATTCTTCTCCATCTATAAACTCCTCAACAAACAAGCCTCCCTTAATAAAATCCCATCCATTATAACCTTTTTGTATTGTATCAATATACGTTTTAAATGATTCCGGATTGTTTACAACCGCATTTAAACCAAGGCCCAGACTCCCTGCGGATATTGCAGGCTTTATAATAACCGGGGGCTTAAGTTTATTAAACACCTGTTCAATTTCAGGATTTTCAGGATTAATGATCAACCAATTGGGCGTTGGAACAGCATGTTGATCAAATAATGTCTTCATCGGAATCTTAGAAGTGGTGATTTCATAAAAATATGAATCGGATCCTGTATAAATCAGATCTAAAGACTCTAGTAATTTTACAACTGATATTCCGGGAACTCCATTTTCTTCATCCCCATCACACAGGTTTAAAATTAGGGGCACTTTGGGAGAGGACTCAGCTTGAATATTCCGAATAATAGCATCATAATTTTCCAATGAAACAGATTGCCATTTCCAATCCAAGCCTAACTCGGCAAATACAAGGGTGTATTCCTGGATACTTTGACTAAAATCATAATAATATTGAAGATTTGGATCTTCCGTTTTCAAGTATGGGGCTAAAACCCAAACAATCCAATTTGTATCGTTTAAAAAGTGATTGAAATCACAATTCAAAGACATGTTTATGGATCTTCTTTAATTTGCCTTGAATGAAATCTGTAAAGCGATAATTGCGAATGGTATCTTCATTGAGGTAGCGGGCTCCTTTGATTTCACCTAAACAATGGGGGCTCATGCATTGACAATCAAAGGACTCTTCCATGTCCCATTCAGTGGAAGGATAAAAAAATGTAAATTCTTCACCTCGTTCTATGTTTCTTATACATTTGAATTTAAATTCATTTGTATCGAAGAAACTATTTGGATCGCAACTATGATTAACGTACTCCAAATAGAGTGGTGAAAGAATAATATGTTTGTCTTCTCCGGTTTGCACCGTATACCGGCTTGGAATGGATAAAATTTCAGCATAACTGAAATGACAAATTATAGATCCTTTTTTAAAATCTTTGAGGGCTATCAGTCGGTTTTGTTGAAGTTTTGGGTCAAAATCAATTTTAGCAAAGCTGGATTTGGTTTGCTGTCTGTTGGCTATTTCCATCAGGACTGGTTCTTGTTTGTAATTGACTGCAAAGTAATGCAGATTATTCATTCATTAATTTATTCCAATCCAAAATTTATTTAATTTTTTTTCAACTAACATATAAAATGTTGAAAACTAGCGAATCCCTAATAATTTATGGGATTGTAGGCTTAGTTTCCATTGTGGATTTTCCAAACAATAGTTCACGGCTAATTTGATATTTTGTTGAATTTGACTTCCATCCATTGGCTGGATGTAAAAATGTTTGAAATCCATCCACTCAAAATCTTTGGGATTTAAATCA from Saprospiraceae bacterium includes:
- a CDS encoding SET domain-containing protein, which produces MNNLHYFAVNYKQEPVLMEIANRQQTKSSFAKIDFDPKLQQNRLIALKDFKKGSIICHFSYAEILSIPSRYTVQTGEDKHIILSPLYLEYVNHSCDPNSFFDTNEFKFKCIRNIERGEEFTFFYPSTEWDMEESFDCQCMSPHCLGEIKGARYLNEDTIRNYRFTDFIQGKLKKIHKHVFEL
- a CDS encoding aminotransferase class V-fold PLP-dependent enzyme codes for the protein MTMHRRSALQWFGSLTAGTLIQPSVTLKALGNSYDKSKFQMEQLIKPCENEEDFWHQIRQAYSVSSNIINLNNGGVAPQPRVVQEAVEFYNRLSNEAPSYYMWRILDQGREPLREKMAKIAGCHADELAFNRNSSEALETIIFGLRLKAGDEVVLTKQDYPNMINAWKQRAHRDGIVLKWVNFNFPIQEDDEIVNAFAREFNSKTKIVHITHMINWNGQLLPSKKIADKAHAMGIEVLVDGAHSFAHIPFAIPDLGADYFGASLHKWLSAPFGSGLLYVNKSKIGQLYPLFAGGDPESADIRKFENLGTRSFAIEQAIGNAIDFYEMIGAERKFNRLYELQHYWTVRVKDHPNVQINHPMDKHYSGALGNVGIKNKKPEELASFLFEAYKIHCVAINWENIHGVRITPNVYTTKAELDKLVKGILEFADSK
- a CDS encoding SET domain-containing protein-lysine N-methyltransferase gives rise to the protein MKVCVLQPDYSPSNVDYKKYDPPRNLSSLLPNDEVDHVFLNKLTTYKQLKALANQDYDIFINLCEAYLEWDVPSIDVIYTLDLLNLPYTGPTQELYDPSKELMKYVAHVAGVEVPNFRVVSNLDDLNDLTTQLKFPLFIKPSKAGDSLGVDDHSYVQDEKSLFIKVRDLLEEYGEVMVEEFIEGREFTILVAADLKDDKKCISFKPVEYLFPPGFSFKTYALKTSELHPESNIACREETIERKLRKAASAIFREFGGKGYARLDFRMNPKGKLYFLEVNFTCSVFYPIGFEGSADHILNLDGIGQAGFLQHIIREGINRHKRKQKKFYLKKNSISGYGIYANVKIRKGEVVFRGEERSQRIVTKAFVDKNWNAAEKELFRKYAYPVGTDVYILWDTRPEEWAPQNHSCNPNTQYSGLNVVASRDIEKNEELTLDYASFLDDQMEAFVCTCGSPNCRTWISNQKEPEGKKTVKALA